The genomic region AAGTCACCGGCGGCGTTCTACCGGTACTTCACCGACAAGGAGGACCTGCTGGCGGCGTTGGCCGAGTCGTTCCTGCACGACATGGTGGCGCCGTCGGGGTCGAGCCTCGAGCTGTCCCACTCCCCCGACGACGATGCGTTCTTCCGTTCGGTGGTGACCGGCTACTGGAACATGTTCAAGCAGAACATCGGCATCATGATCGCCGTCGCGCAACTGGCCGCGACACAACCGCGCTTCGCCGCCGTGCAGAACCAGTTCCGCCGCTTCGGCATGGATGTGGTCGCCGCCTCGGTGCGCCGCGCCCAGGAGCAGGGCTACGGCGCCGACCTGAATGCGGAGCACACGGCGGCCGCGATCGCGCTGCTGTTCGAGAACTTCACCACCGTTTTCGTGGGCACATCGGGTCTCGGCGTCGAGATCAGCGACGAGGACGCCATTGCGACGCTGTCGACGATCTGGAAGAAGACGCTGTACGGGACCTGAAGGAGATCACTGTGGATTTCACCCTGCCCGACCACCTGCCCGGCCTGCTCGCCGAGATGGACGCGTTCATCGAGGCGGAGATCAAGCCGCTGGAACGCGACCACATCCAGTATTTCGACAAGCGCCGCGAGCACGCGCGCACCGACTGGGACAACGGCGGCATTCCGCGGCGCGAGTGGGAGGACCTGCTCGGCGAGATGCGCAAACGCGCCGATGAGGCCGGCTGGCTGCGCTACGGGCTGCCCTCCCAGTTCGGCGGCCGCGACGGCAGCAACATCGACATGGCGGTCATCCGGGAGCACCTGGCGCACAAAGGGCTCGGCCTGCACAACGACCTGCAGGACGAGTCGTCGATCGTCGGCAACTTCCCCCAGGTCATCATGATGGACCGGTTCGGCACCGACGAGCAGAAGCGGCAGTGGACCGAGGCGCTGATCACCGGTGAGCGGTCGATGGCGTTCGGACTGACCGAGCCCGATCACGGCTCGGACGCCACCTGGCTGGAGACCGTCGCGGTGCGCGACGGCTCAGCAGACGGGGAGTGGGTCATCAACGGCACCAAGCGGTGGAACACCGGAGTGCACCGGGCCACGCACGACCTGATCTTCGCCCGCACATCCGGAGAACCGGGTCAGGCGCGGGGCATCACCGCGTTCCTGGTGCCGACGGACTCGCCCGGCTTCGCGGTGCCGTTCTACTGGTGGACCTTCAACATGCCCACCGACCACGGCGAGGTGGAGCTGAAGGACGTGCGCGTGCCCGCCGACGCAGTGCTCGGCGAGGTGGACCGCGGCCTCGAGGTGGGCCAGACCTTCCTGCACGAGAACCGGATCCGCCAGGCCGCCAGCAGCCTTGGCGCGGCGCAGTACTGCATCGACCGGGCGGTGGCCTACGCGGGAGAGCGCACCGTGTTCGGCAAGCCGCTGTCGGTGAACCAGGCCGTGCAGTGGCCGCTGGTGGAACTGCAGACCGAGGCGCAGATGGTGCGGCTGCTGGTGTACTACGCGGCCACCGAACTGGACCGCAACCATCACATAGAGGTCTCCGACAAGGTGTCGATGGCCAACTACCGCGCCAACAGGCTGGTCTGCGAGGCCGCCGACCGGGCGATGCAGGTGTTCGGCGGGGTCGGCTACAGCAGGCACGAGCCCTTCGAGCACATCTACCGCCACCACCGCCGGTACCGGATCACCGAGGGCGCCGAGGAGATCCAGATCCGGCGGGTCGCACAACGGCTCTTCGGGTTCGGGCGCAAGTGAAGTCGGAACTCGAGGCGGTGCTGCGGCCGGTACTGGGGGACGGCGTCACCGTGGCGAACCTGCGGGCACTGACCGGTGGGGCGAGCAGGACGACGTGGGCGTTCGACGCCGTCACCGCGCACGCGAGGAGCGAAAAAGACACCGCGCACGCGAGGAGCGAACAAGACGCCGATCAGCGTCAGGCGTTGATCCTGCGCACCGGACCACCCGACGACGTGCACGCGCCCATGGAACTCGAGGCCGTCGTGCAGCAGCGCGCGGCGGCCGCCGGCGCGCCGGTGCCGCACATCCTGTGCGCGGACAACTCCCCTGCCGCACTGGGCAATCCGTACCTGATCTGTGAGGCCATCGACGGGGAGACCATCGTCCGCAGGATCCACCGCGCGCTCGACGACAACGGCCGCGACCGTCTGCTGCACCAGTGCGCGCGGGCGCTGGCCGACATCCACCGCGCCGACCACGCCGGTGTCGAACTCGCGGCGTCGGACCAGCTCACCGAATGGCAGGACCGGCTCGACGAAATGGGCGACACAACCGCCACTTTCGAGTGGGCGTTTCGCTGGCTGACCGCGCACCGGCCGCAGCCTTTGCGGCAGGTGCTGGTGCACGGCGACTTCCGGATGGGCAACCTGATCGTCGACGAGTCCGGTTTGGCGGCGGTGCTGGACTGGGAACTGGTCCACCTCGGCGAGGTGTACGAGGATCTGGCCTGGTTCTGCATCCGGGCGTGGCGCTTCGGCGCTTCCGAAGAACTCGGAGCCGGCGGACTGGGCAGCGTGGAGACCTTCCTGTCCGCCTACGAGTCCGCCGCGGAACAGGCGCTGGACCGGGATGCGTTCCGATGGTGGCTCACCGTGGCGACCCTGCGCTGGGGGGTGATCTGCCGGTTCCAGGCCGAGCGGCATCTGTCCGGACAGGCGCAGTCGGTCGAGTTGGCCGCGATCGGACGGCGGGTCAGCGAAACCGAATGGGACATACTCGATCTGCTCGAGGGAGGCGGTCCGCGGTGAGCGGAGTCTACGGGAGGCCGACGGCAGCCGAGCTCGTCGCGGCGGTGGCCGGCTTCCTGGAGACCGACGTGCGAGAAGCGACTCGGCCCGAGCGTCGGCCCGCCGACGCCGGTGCTGTCAACTTCCACGCGCGGGTGGCCGCGAACGTGCTGCGCATCGTCGAACGCGAACTGCTCGACACCACGGTCGCCGAGGTCACCGACGCGGTGGGGTCGCTGGGCTTCGCCGATGAGCTGGAGCTGGCCGACGCGATCCGCGGCGGCCTGCTCGACGGACGGGGCGCCGAACTGCTGCCCGTGCTGCGGACCGTCGTACGGCACCGACTCGACATCGCTCACCTCGGCTATGCCGAGTGACTTCGGCGGCGAACGTTGAGTACCGTTCGAACAGCGAGAAGGTCGAAGGAGGGCAGCCAAGTGACTGTTGTCGACGCCGATACCGTCACCGACGTGGCCGATCGCCTCTTCCACGCAATCGAGACCGGCGACCGTGAGGGAGTCCAGCACCTGTGGAGCGACGACGTGGTGGTCTGGAAGGTCGCCGACCGCGACCGTGATAAGGACCGCGCCCTGCGGGTGATCAACTGGTTCATCGACGCGACCACTCAGCGCCGCTACGAGGTGCTGGACCGTCGCCTGTTCGACGGTGGGTTCGTCCAGCAGCACATCTTGCACGCCAGCGGCCGCAACGGTGGGTCGATCGCGATGCGGGTGTGTCTGGTCGTGCAGGTAGGCGCCAACGGTCTGATCGGCCGGATCGACGAATACTTCGACCCGGCGGAGATGGCGCCGCTGCTGGGTTCCTCAGAAGGAGACTGACATGGCAAGCCTCAGCGAGTTTTTCAGCGACCCGGACACCGCCGGAACCTGGACCGTCGACGCCGACCGGTCGACGATCACCGTCAAGAGCAAGTCGATGTGGGGCCTTGTTCCGGTCAAGGGCAAGTTCACCGAGTTCAGCGGCGATGGCCAACTAGCCGCTCCGCAAACGGTTTCCGGCCGCCTCGAGATCAAGGCCGCCTCGCTGCGCACAGGCATCCGCAAGCGCGACGAACATCTTCACTCCGCCGATTTCTTTGCGGCCGATAAATTTCCCGACATCGTCGTGGTGGTCTCGTCGGCCGACGTGGTCGACGGTGACTCCCTCGACCTGCATGCGCAGCTGACCGTGAAGGGCACGACCAAACCGCTGTCATTGCGGACCAAGGTCACCGCGGTCGGCGACGGCGGCATGCGGCTCGAGACGCGGGCCACCGTCAACCGGCAGGACTTCGGCGTCGACGGGAACATGATCGGCATGATCGGTGACACCGCCACGATCTCCGGTGACTTGGTGTTCCGGCGCGTCCGCTAGCCGTACGATCACCGCATGGTCGAGTCATCGCCACCGTTGCGGGTCCTCGTCTACAGCGACAACCCCAGGACCCGCGAGCAGGTACAACTGGCGCTCGGCAAACGGGTGCACCCTGACCTGCCGGAATTGACCTATTTCGAGGTGGCGACCGGTCCGATGGTCATCCGGGAGATGGATCGGGGCGGGTTCGATCTGGTGATCCTCGACGGTGAGGCCACCCCGACCGGCGGCATGGGAATCGCCAAGCAACTCAAGGACGAGATCACGGACTGCCCGCCGGTCCTGGTGCTCACCGGCCGGCCGGACGACGCGTGGCTGGCGAGTTGGTCACGCGCGGAGGCCGCCGTTCCGCACCCGATCGACCCGATCCGGCTCGGCGACGCCGTCAGCTCTCTGCTGCGAGCGCCAGTGCAGTAGCCGGAGAACACGGATTCGCCTGTGCCACATGCCTTCTGCGGGCATGACGACATAGCCACGTGTTGCCAATAGCGATACTAATCAAAAGGTGTGGCACCCATCGCTAACCCCGCTAGGGTGTGGGTAAGCTCACATCGACAGCCCACGAGGGAGCGTTTGCGCGGAATGGATTTGTACACACCGATCCTGGTGCTTGGCGCTATTGCGGCCGTGTTCGCGGTCGGCTCGGTCGGCATAGCTCTGTTTGTCGGTCCGCGGCGCTACAACCAGTCCAAACTCGAGGCCTACGAGTGCGGCATCGAGCCGGTCCCGGAACTGGCCAGTGCCCATTCGGCGGGCCAGCGCTTCCCGATCAAGTACTACCTGACCGCGATGTTGTTCATCATCTTCGACATCGAGATCGTGTTCCTCTATCCCTGGGCTGTCGCCTTCGACAATTTAGGGGTGTTTGCCCTGGTGGAGATGTTGCTGTTCATGGTCGTGGTGTTCGTGGCGTACGCGTATGTCTGGCGGCGGGGAGGTCTGGCATGGGACTAGAGGAGAAGCTGCCCGCCGGCATCCTGCTCTCGACGGTCGAGAAGGTGGCGGGCTACATCCGCAAAGGCTCGCTGTGGCCCGCGACGTTCGGGCTGGCCTGCTGCGCGATCGAGATGATGGCGACGGCGGGGCCGAGGTTCGACATCTCACGGTTCGGCATGGAACGGTTCTCGGCCACCCCCCGCCAGGCCGATCTGATGATCGTCGCCGGGCGGGTGAGCCAGAAGATGGCGCCCGTACTGCGGCAGATCTACGACCAGATGGCCGAGCCCAAGTGGGTGCTGGCGATGGG from Mycobacterium sp. IDR2000157661 harbors:
- a CDS encoding DUF6285 domain-containing protein, with amino-acid sequence MGHTRSARGRRSAVSGVYGRPTAAELVAAVAGFLETDVREATRPERRPADAGAVNFHARVAANVLRIVERELLDTTVAEVTDAVGSLGFADELELADAIRGGLLDGRGAELLPVLRTVVRHRLDIAHLGYAE
- a CDS encoding nuclear transport factor 2 family protein yields the protein MTVVDADTVTDVADRLFHAIETGDREGVQHLWSDDVVVWKVADRDRDKDRALRVINWFIDATTQRRYEVLDRRLFDGGFVQQHILHASGRNGGSIAMRVCLVVQVGANGLIGRIDEYFDPAEMAPLLGSSEGD
- a CDS encoding NADH-quinone oxidoreductase subunit A, with the protein product MDLYTPILVLGAIAAVFAVGSVGIALFVGPRRYNQSKLEAYECGIEPVPELASAHSAGQRFPIKYYLTAMLFIIFDIEIVFLYPWAVAFDNLGVFALVEMLLFMVVVFVAYAYVWRRGGLAWD
- a CDS encoding acyl-CoA dehydrogenase family protein, producing MDFTLPDHLPGLLAEMDAFIEAEIKPLERDHIQYFDKRREHARTDWDNGGIPRREWEDLLGEMRKRADEAGWLRYGLPSQFGGRDGSNIDMAVIREHLAHKGLGLHNDLQDESSIVGNFPQVIMMDRFGTDEQKRQWTEALITGERSMAFGLTEPDHGSDATWLETVAVRDGSADGEWVINGTKRWNTGVHRATHDLIFARTSGEPGQARGITAFLVPTDSPGFAVPFYWWTFNMPTDHGEVELKDVRVPADAVLGEVDRGLEVGQTFLHENRIRQAASSLGAAQYCIDRAVAYAGERTVFGKPLSVNQAVQWPLVELQTEAQMVRLLVYYAATELDRNHHIEVSDKVSMANYRANRLVCEAADRAMQVFGGVGYSRHEPFEHIYRHHRRYRITEGAEEIQIRRVAQRLFGFGRK
- a CDS encoding TetR/AcrR family transcriptional regulator, producing the protein MPAGPTGTLSAKGLQTRQAIELAARKLFAERGFHGTTLGDITSAAGKSPAAFYRYFTDKEDLLAALAESFLHDMVAPSGSSLELSHSPDDDAFFRSVVTGYWNMFKQNIGIMIAVAQLAATQPRFAAVQNQFRRFGMDVVAASVRRAQEQGYGADLNAEHTAAAIALLFENFTTVFVGTSGLGVEISDEDAIATLSTIWKKTLYGT
- a CDS encoding NuoB/complex I 20 kDa subunit family protein; the protein is MGLEEKLPAGILLSTVEKVAGYIRKGSLWPATFGLACCAIEMMATAGPRFDISRFGMERFSATPRQADLMIVAGRVSQKMAPVLRQIYDQMAEPKWVLAMGVCASSGGMFNNYAIVQGVDHVVPVDIYLPGCPPRPEMLLHAILKLHDKIQEMPLGVHREEAIREAEKAALAVTPTIELKGLLR
- a CDS encoding phosphotransferase family protein, with protein sequence MKSELEAVLRPVLGDGVTVANLRALTGGASRTTWAFDAVTAHARSEKDTAHARSEQDADQRQALILRTGPPDDVHAPMELEAVVQQRAAAAGAPVPHILCADNSPAALGNPYLICEAIDGETIVRRIHRALDDNGRDRLLHQCARALADIHRADHAGVELAASDQLTEWQDRLDEMGDTTATFEWAFRWLTAHRPQPLRQVLVHGDFRMGNLIVDESGLAAVLDWELVHLGEVYEDLAWFCIRAWRFGASEELGAGGLGSVETFLSAYESAAEQALDRDAFRWWLTVATLRWGVICRFQAERHLSGQAQSVELAAIGRRVSETEWDILDLLEGGGPR
- a CDS encoding Rv3143 family two-component system response regulator, whose translation is MVESSPPLRVLVYSDNPRTREQVQLALGKRVHPDLPELTYFEVATGPMVIREMDRGGFDLVILDGEATPTGGMGIAKQLKDEITDCPPVLVLTGRPDDAWLASWSRAEAAVPHPIDPIRLGDAVSSLLRAPVQ
- a CDS encoding YceI family protein, with amino-acid sequence MASLSEFFSDPDTAGTWTVDADRSTITVKSKSMWGLVPVKGKFTEFSGDGQLAAPQTVSGRLEIKAASLRTGIRKRDEHLHSADFFAADKFPDIVVVVSSADVVDGDSLDLHAQLTVKGTTKPLSLRTKVTAVGDGGMRLETRATVNRQDFGVDGNMIGMIGDTATISGDLVFRRVR